The Motilibacter peucedani region GTGCCGTTCCTGGCGGCGTACGCGGTGTGGGCCGCCGCCGCGCTGCACCCGTCAGCCCCTGCCTTGCTCGAGGACCCGGAGGAGACCGTCGTCTTCTCGCGGCGCCGGCTCGCGGCGCTGACCGTGGCCAGCCTGCTCTCGCCGGCCACGCTGGCGGCGGAGCTCGCCCTGGGCCTCCGGCTCGACGGCTGGGCGGTGGCGTCGAGCTCGGCGCTGCTGTTCTGCCTCGTCGTGCACCGCATGTCGGGCCTGCTGGGCCGCCTGCAGGACCAGACCCGCCGGCTCGAGGACCAGACCGCGCGGCTCGAGGAGCAGGCCGTGCGCCTGGACCTGCTCGCCCGCACCGACGAGCTGACCGGGCTGCCCAACCGGCGCAGCGGCGACGCCGAGCTCGAGCGGGCGCAGGCCGCCGGCGCCCCGCTCTCCGTCGCGCTGCTCGACCTCGACCGCTTCAAGGGCTACAACGACGAGCACGGCCACCAGGCCGGCGACCGGCTGCTCGTCGGTGCCTCGGCGGCCTGGCTGGCGTGCCTCGGGCCGGGCCAGGTCCTGGCCCGCTACGGCGGCGAGGAGTTCCTGCTCGTGCTGCCGGGCGCCGGGGCCGAGGACACCGCCGAGCTGCTCGAGCTGCTGCGCCGGGCCACCCCCGACGGCCAGTCGTTCTCGGCCGGCGTCGCCGCCTGGGACGGCGTCGAGGCGGCCAGCCGCCTGGTGCACCGCGCCGACCTCGCGCTCTACGAGGCCAAGCACGGCGGCCGGGCGCGTACGACCGTGGCCGCCTGACGCCTGACGCCTGACGCCTGACGTCCGGCGACACAGCGACACGGCGACCCGGCGGACGCGCTAGCCCCGCCCCACCATCGGCGGCAGCTGCCGGCACACCGCCGCCAGCGCGCGCAGGTCGGAGTCGACCAGCGCCTGCGGCCCGTCGCACAGCGCGGTCTCCGGGTGCGGGTGGACGTCGACGAGGATCCCGTCGGCGCCGACCGCGATCGCCGCGCGCGAGAGCGGCAGCACCAGGTCACGGCGCCCGCCCGAGTGCGACGGGTCGACCATCACCGGCAGGTGCGAGAGCCCGTGCGCCACCGCCACGGCAGCGATGTCGAGGGTGTTGCGGGTAGCGGTCTCGAACGTACGGATCCCGCGCTCGCACAGCACGATGTCGAGGTTGCCGCGCTGCGCGACGTACTCGGCGGCCATCAGCCACTCCTCGATGGTCGCGCTCATCCCGCGCTTGAGCAGCACCGGCTTGCCCACCGAGCCGACCGCTTGGAGCAGGCCGAAGTTGCCGGCGTTGCGGGTGCCGATCTGCAGCATGTCGGCGTAGGACGCGACGAGCTCCACGTCGTGGGCGTCCACCACCTCGGTGACGACCGGCAGCCCGGTCTCGGCGCGCACGTCGGCGAGGATCTGCAGGCCGCGCTCGCCGAGTCCCTGGAAGGCGTAGGGCGAGGTCCGCGGCTTGTAGGCCCCGCCCCTCAGCAGCGTCGCGCCCGCCGACTTGGCCATCTGCGCGGCGGCGAGGGTCTGCTCCGGCGACTCGACGGCGCACGGACCGGCCACCAGCGTGAACGTGTCGGGCCCGATCGGCACGCCGCCGACGT contains the following coding sequences:
- a CDS encoding GGDEF domain-containing protein; protein product: MRQRAWWLPLLLGAAGIAAYLLSPVAAKDWVYAAVGAASAVAMARGAARQSGRARLAWGLLAAGNAVAVVGDVLWVVVETFTGADPYPSVADVAYLLEYPLVAAGLMTVVRARRSSLAREALVDSSIVTVGLGLLVYVTLVRPLIGSSDPLLTRLVGLGYPVGDIVLLASLARLLTCGGSRTPAFRLLSGGMLLVLLGDTVFTAASDASSSSVVGMLSSVPFLAAYAVWAAAALHPSAPALLEDPEETVVFSRRRLAALTVASLLSPATLAAELALGLRLDGWAVASSSALLFCLVVHRMSGLLGRLQDQTRRLEDQTARLEEQAVRLDLLARTDELTGLPNRRSGDAELERAQAAGAPLSVALLDLDRFKGYNDEHGHQAGDRLLVGASAAWLACLGPGQVLARYGGEEFLLVLPGAGAEDTAELLELLRRATPDGQSFSAGVAAWDGVEAASRLVHRADLALYEAKHGGRARTTVAA
- the aroF gene encoding 3-deoxy-7-phosphoheptulonate synthase, with product MVVVMAPGAAEDEISAVVARVEGAGGQAFVSRGVTRTIIGLVGDVEAFADMGLAAMGGVHEVVRVSTPYKLVSLEHHPAKTTVYVGGVPIGPDTFTLVAGPCAVESPEQTLAAAQMAKSAGATLLRGGAYKPRTSPYAFQGLGERGLQILADVRAETGLPVVTEVVDAHDVELVASYADMLQIGTRNAGNFGLLQAVGSVGKPVLLKRGMSATIEEWLMAAEYVAQRGNLDIVLCERGIRTFETATRNTLDIAAVAVAHGLSHLPVMVDPSHSGGRRDLVLPLSRAAIAVGADGILVDVHPHPETALCDGPQALVDSDLRALAAVCRQLPPMVGRG